A part of Spirochaetae bacterium HGW-Spirochaetae-1 genomic DNA contains:
- a CDS encoding anti-sigma factor antagonist, whose translation MDISFKELGEHKIILVSGEVDLYNVSELKKALFSITDGKFTSVVVDMANVNYMDSSGIGALVAGQKKMKAHNGKFALMNIHDDVLNILKLATLDKFFKIYDTEDELL comes from the coding sequence ATGGATATTTCTTTCAAAGAATTGGGTGAACACAAAATCATCCTGGTCAGTGGAGAAGTGGATCTTTATAATGTCAGTGAATTAAAAAAAGCCCTTTTCAGCATCACCGACGGCAAATTTACCAGCGTGGTTGTGGACATGGCCAATGTTAATTACATGGATTCCTCGGGCATCGGGGCCCTGGTGGCTGGACAAAAAAAAATGAAGGCTCACAATGGGAAATTCGCCTTGATGAACATACATGATGACGTTCTCAACATTCTCAAGCTGGCAACACTGGATAAATTCTTTAAAATCTACGATACCGAGGACGAACTTTTATAA
- a CDS encoding formate acetyltransferase, with translation MTGRSAARGKGGTNVMVHLLLKLMAAVYNRRASLKEYLRWDGGWMNFSIGIETEKGTVRQGISFRDGRVSVHPFVPEKADAVLVFMDEAAVRKMVSSPPNELFNLLMKNRMVPRGNLAHLQLFNFLLSVLLKNKHIKILQKELKKERAGKNASSGLTVPVKRASYLKASVRDKGVKYLDDAYLSAYSLDDFPRLKEFLDIHFTARPALCHERPLLLTEWYREHGFEEDVHGNAWIPEVRQARAYRHLMENKKPIIRKNDLVAGTTTTKEIGVVLYPDSHGTMIWGELFTTPYRFLNPYDVDPETVEVLHKKVFPFWFHRNIRELVRDTESYPLCQQLDERFAVYFLWKTVALSHTIIDYPKVLSQGTAGIMREIDENLGKTSGKDAGKRALLEAMKVSFQGINAYAANLWKQAALEAGAEKDPVRKKELARLAAICRRVPRSPARTLDEAVNALWIIWVGIHMENTNAGFSLGRLDQWLQPYFAADMEKLTTKKAREEYTRHAIELIGCLYMRCTDHLPLVPDIGNYLFGGSSSDQAITLGGVTPDGKDAVNDMTYIFLKVTEILKIRDPNVNARYHRGINSEAYLRRLSEVNLNTTATPSIHNDEAVMASLGEFNYPVKHLRDWSATGCVEPTLSGRHMGHTNCMMFNMVAALEMAMNNGRHPLMRWNVGPETGSVNAGDFDTFEKFYRAFCAQFDFLAGQSCAYNNMLGRAHQVIRPTPFISGMIDGCMKSGRDVTKGGARYNSSGTACIGLADVTDSLMAIKKLVFEDKKISFPEMLRAVERNFRDDAALLALIKNRVPLFGSGDAGALAMANRVVKFAHDCFGKRINYRGGKYTAGFWSMSNHVAFGTLTGALPSGRLAGKPFTPGLTPEAHASKSLLDNIRDVSMLKAENMNNNIAFNVKVVPAPGDSHEEAVEHIHSYAKSYMDLGGMQMQFNVVSSAVLRDAMANPDQYRDLLVRISGYNAYFVTLNRDMQIELIERAEFGV, from the coding sequence ATGACAGGACGAAGCGCGGCAAGGGGAAAAGGGGGAACCAACGTGATGGTGCATCTGCTTTTAAAGCTCATGGCGGCCGTGTATAACCGCCGCGCATCGCTGAAGGAATATCTCCGCTGGGACGGGGGATGGATGAACTTTTCCATCGGTATCGAAACAGAAAAGGGAACGGTTCGGCAGGGCATCTCCTTCAGGGACGGCCGTGTCTCGGTTCATCCCTTTGTGCCGGAAAAGGCCGACGCGGTCCTGGTTTTCATGGACGAGGCGGCGGTGCGGAAGATGGTGTCGAGTCCTCCCAATGAGCTGTTTAATCTTCTCATGAAAAACCGCATGGTTCCCCGTGGCAACCTGGCCCACCTGCAGCTTTTCAACTTTCTCCTGTCGGTCCTCTTGAAGAACAAACACATCAAGATACTGCAGAAAGAATTGAAAAAAGAGAGGGCCGGCAAGAATGCCTCTTCCGGCCTTACCGTTCCGGTGAAGAGAGCGTCCTATCTTAAAGCATCCGTCAGGGATAAGGGAGTGAAGTATCTCGATGATGCGTATCTCAGCGCCTACAGCCTCGATGATTTTCCGCGCCTGAAGGAATTTCTCGACATACACTTCACGGCGCGGCCCGCTCTCTGTCATGAACGGCCCCTGCTGCTTACGGAGTGGTACCGGGAGCATGGCTTTGAGGAAGATGTTCACGGCAATGCCTGGATTCCCGAAGTGCGCCAGGCCCGGGCCTACCGGCATCTCATGGAGAATAAGAAACCAATAATACGAAAGAATGATCTTGTGGCCGGCACCACCACCACGAAGGAAATCGGCGTTGTTCTCTATCCCGATTCTCACGGCACCATGATCTGGGGCGAGCTCTTCACAACACCCTACCGTTTTCTCAACCCCTACGATGTGGATCCCGAAACCGTGGAGGTGCTGCATAAAAAGGTATTTCCCTTCTGGTTTCACCGCAATATCCGGGAACTAGTCCGTGACACCGAGTCCTATCCCCTGTGCCAGCAGCTCGATGAGCGCTTTGCCGTCTACTTTCTCTGGAAGACCGTGGCCCTGTCCCACACCATCATTGATTATCCGAAAGTTCTGTCGCAGGGAACCGCGGGAATAATGAGGGAGATAGATGAAAACCTGGGGAAAACTTCCGGAAAGGACGCGGGGAAAAGGGCATTGCTTGAGGCCATGAAGGTATCGTTTCAGGGGATCAATGCCTACGCTGCAAACCTGTGGAAACAGGCCGCCCTGGAGGCCGGAGCCGAAAAGGACCCCGTGAGGAAAAAGGAGCTGGCCCGTCTTGCCGCCATATGCCGCCGCGTACCCCGGTCCCCGGCCCGCACCCTTGATGAGGCCGTGAACGCCCTGTGGATCATTTGGGTGGGGATACACATGGAGAACACCAACGCGGGATTTTCCCTGGGACGCCTGGACCAGTGGCTTCAGCCCTATTTCGCCGCCGACATGGAAAAGCTCACCACGAAAAAGGCCCGGGAGGAATACACGCGCCATGCCATAGAACTCATCGGCTGCCTGTACATGCGCTGCACCGATCATCTGCCACTGGTTCCCGATATCGGGAACTATCTTTTCGGGGGCAGTTCTTCCGACCAGGCCATCACTCTGGGAGGGGTGACCCCGGACGGGAAGGATGCTGTGAACGACATGACCTACATTTTTCTTAAGGTGACGGAAATACTGAAGATCCGGGACCCCAATGTGAATGCCCGGTACCACCGGGGAATCAACAGCGAGGCTTACCTGCGGCGTCTCAGTGAGGTGAATCTCAATACCACGGCCACCCCGTCTATACATAACGATGAAGCGGTCATGGCCTCGCTGGGTGAGTTCAATTACCCGGTGAAGCATCTCCGGGACTGGTCCGCCACGGGGTGCGTGGAGCCGACGCTTTCGGGCCGCCACATGGGCCACACCAACTGCATGATGTTCAACATGGTGGCGGCCCTGGAAATGGCCATGAACAACGGCAGGCATCCCCTCATGCGCTGGAATGTGGGCCCCGAAACAGGGAGCGTAAATGCCGGTGATTTCGACACCTTTGAAAAATTTTACCGTGCCTTCTGCGCGCAGTTCGATTTTCTTGCCGGGCAGTCCTGTGCCTACAACAATATGCTGGGCCGGGCCCACCAGGTGATAAGGCCCACGCCTTTTATCTCGGGAATGATCGACGGCTGCATGAAGTCGGGAAGGGACGTGACCAAAGGAGGGGCCCGCTACAATTCATCGGGAACAGCCTGTATCGGCCTGGCCGACGTGACCGATTCCCTCATGGCCATAAAGAAACTGGTTTTCGAGGATAAGAAGATATCCTTCCCCGAAATGCTCCGCGCCGTGGAACGCAACTTCAGGGATGACGCGGCCCTTCTGGCGCTGATAAAAAACCGGGTGCCGCTCTTCGGTTCCGGCGATGCGGGGGCCCTTGCCATGGCAAACCGTGTGGTGAAATTTGCCCATGACTGTTTCGGGAAAAGGATCAATTACCGGGGAGGGAAATACACGGCCGGGTTCTGGTCCATGTCCAACCACGTTGCCTTCGGGACCCTCACGGGGGCGCTGCCGTCGGGACGGCTGGCCGGGAAGCCCTTTACGCCGGGACTTACTCCCGAGGCCCACGCGTCGAAAAGCCTCCTGGACAACATCCGCGACGTGTCAATGCTTAAGGCTGAAAACATGAATAATAACATCGCCTTCAACGTGAAGGTGGTGCCGGCCCCCGGGGACAGCCACGAAGAGGCCGTGGAGCACATCCACTCCTACGCGAAAAGCTACATGGACCTGGGCGGCATGCAGATGCAGTTCAACGTTGTCTCATCGGCGGTACTGCGCGACGCCATGGCCAACCCGGACCAGTACCGGGACCTCCTGGTGCGCATCTCGGGATACAATGCCTACTTCGTGACCCTGAACCGGGATATGCAGATCGAGCTTATTGAAAGGGCCGAGTTCGGGGTATAG
- a CDS encoding NlpC/P60 family protein → MRTIILCMIFSLAAAGCSSGGFLYRDGWMFSRPGNIRSHVPARRSNIVETAKQYLGTDYLYGGVTPKGFDCSGFVMYVYRQNRITVPRSTRDQFEAGTRVALRRARPGDLVFFQTSRKGISHVGIYLGNYRFIHAPSTGKTVSIAEIKNPYWHKRFRGAVTFL, encoded by the coding sequence ATGAGGACCATTATTCTGTGCATGATTTTTTCCCTGGCTGCAGCGGGATGTTCATCGGGCGGATTTCTGTACCGTGACGGGTGGATGTTTTCCCGGCCCGGGAATATACGCAGTCATGTCCCGGCGCGGCGCAGCAATATCGTCGAAACGGCGAAGCAATACCTGGGAACTGACTATCTCTATGGAGGGGTAACCCCTAAAGGATTCGACTGTTCCGGTTTTGTCATGTACGTGTACCGGCAGAACCGCATCACGGTGCCCCGGTCCACGCGGGACCAGTTTGAGGCGGGAACAAGAGTGGCATTGCGCAGGGCCCGGCCCGGGGATCTCGTATTCTTCCAGACATCGCGGAAAGGCATATCCCACGTGGGCATCTATCTGGGCAACTACCGGTTCATTCACGCTCCCAGTACGGGTAAAACCGTGAGTATTGCTGAAATTAAAAATCCCTACTGGCATAAACGCTTTCGGGGAGCCGTGACCTTCCTCTGA
- a CDS encoding glycyl-radical enzyme activating protein, with protein MQRLKGKVNEKATGVPLILEIKGNSLDDGPGIRSVIFFKGCPLDCAWCHNPESKKRGVELSFDAGLCIACDACIGACTEKALSRRVKGFVKRDRCTLCFQCTDVCPSGALSRVGRDMTVDQVVEKVKRDIPFYNSSGGGVTLSGGEPTVSMEYLSGIVRALKAEKIHTLIETCGLFDMKRFSEMVYPHIDSIYFDIKFIDEALHRKYCGTSNKIILENFSRLQDMFLKGGISLLARTPLIPGITDSDKNLSAIAGFLSGRGVQKASLLAYNPLWHEKNGKIGVENRYSKEKAMKSFMKQERIEECWDIFLSAGIEVV; from the coding sequence ATGCAGCGGCTTAAGGGAAAAGTAAATGAAAAAGCAACGGGAGTCCCCCTGATTCTTGAGATCAAGGGAAACAGCCTCGATGACGGTCCCGGTATCCGCTCTGTAATATTTTTCAAGGGATGCCCCCTGGACTGCGCCTGGTGTCATAATCCCGAGAGTAAAAAAAGAGGCGTCGAACTTTCTTTTGACGCAGGGCTCTGTATTGCCTGCGATGCCTGTATCGGTGCCTGTACCGAAAAGGCCCTTTCCCGCAGGGTAAAGGGCTTTGTAAAAAGGGACCGCTGCACCCTGTGCTTTCAGTGCACCGATGTGTGTCCCTCGGGCGCCCTGAGCCGCGTGGGCCGCGATATGACGGTTGATCAGGTCGTGGAAAAGGTGAAGCGGGACATTCCCTTTTATAACAGTTCGGGCGGCGGTGTGACCCTTTCGGGCGGTGAGCCCACGGTTTCCATGGAATATCTTTCCGGCATTGTCCGTGCCCTTAAAGCGGAGAAGATACACACACTTATAGAGACCTGCGGTCTTTTTGACATGAAAAGATTCAGCGAGATGGTCTATCCCCATATCGATTCGATTTATTTCGATATCAAGTTTATCGATGAGGCGCTGCACCGGAAATATTGCGGCACTTCAAATAAAATCATTCTGGAGAATTTCTCGAGGCTGCAGGATATGTTCCTGAAGGGGGGCATTTCCTTGCTGGCCAGGACGCCCCTCATACCGGGTATCACCGACAGTGATAAGAATCTTTCCGCCATTGCCGGTTTTCTCAGCGGCAGGGGCGTGCAGAAGGCGTCACTTCTCGCGTATAATCCCCTCTGGCATGAAAAGAACGGAAAGATCGGTGTGGAAAACCGCTACTCGAAAGAGAAGGCCATGAAGTCCTTCATGAAACAGGAAAGGATAGAGGAATGCTGGGATATTTTTCTTTCGGCAGGAATTGAGGTGGTGTAG
- the argF gene encoding ornithine carbamoyltransferase — protein sequence MKIPKVRTKDLLNVADLSREEILNLFDFTVKLKKERQKGKRHTYLKKKSLAMIFEKSSTRTRVSFEAGIYQLGGQALFLSTSDIQLGRGETFTDTAKVLSRYVDGIMIRTDNHQKVTDLAREASIPVINGLTDSFHPCQALTDYFTIYERNRDLKNVKMAYVGDGNNVANSLLLCAAILGSKISVATPKKYQPDIAVVEKAYQISSLSGAEITITSDIKAAVRDANYLYTDVWISMGQEKETARRKKDFAGFKITLDLVKKSAPGCKVMHCLPAHRGEEIDANVIDSPHSIVFDQAENRLHVQKSIMCALMS from the coding sequence GTGAAGATACCAAAAGTAAGGACAAAGGACCTTCTGAATGTAGCGGATCTAAGCAGGGAGGAAATTCTCAATCTCTTTGATTTTACCGTCAAACTGAAAAAAGAACGCCAGAAAGGGAAAAGGCATACCTATCTCAAGAAAAAATCCCTGGCAATGATTTTCGAGAAGAGTTCAACACGGACACGGGTATCCTTCGAGGCCGGCATCTACCAACTGGGAGGACAGGCCCTTTTTCTCAGCACGTCGGATATTCAGCTCGGGAGAGGGGAAACCTTCACCGATACAGCCAAGGTCCTGTCACGCTATGTGGACGGCATCATGATACGAACGGATAATCACCAGAAAGTGACTGACCTGGCGCGGGAGGCCTCTATCCCCGTCATCAACGGTCTCACCGATTCGTTTCATCCCTGCCAGGCCCTGACAGATTATTTTACCATATACGAACGAAACAGAGATCTGAAAAATGTAAAGATGGCATATGTGGGAGACGGAAACAATGTAGCCAATTCACTCCTGCTCTGCGCCGCCATACTTGGATCAAAAATATCCGTGGCAACGCCGAAAAAATATCAGCCCGATATAGCCGTGGTGGAAAAGGCATATCAGATATCCTCCCTGTCGGGAGCGGAGATAACCATAACCAGTGATATTAAAGCCGCTGTAAGGGACGCCAATTACCTCTATACCGATGTATGGATCAGCATGGGCCAGGAAAAAGAAACGGCCCGGAGGAAAAAAGATTTCGCCGGATTTAAAATTACCCTGGACCTGGTCAAAAAATCAGCCCCGGGATGCAAGGTGATGCACTGTCTTCCGGCGCACCGCGGTGAGGAGATCGACGCCAATGTCATCGATTCTCCCCACTCCATAGTCTTTGACCAGGCGGAAAACAGGCTGCACGTGCAGAAATCTATCATGTGCGCTCTCATGAGTTGA
- a CDS encoding ornithine acetyltransferase produces the protein MKVLQGGLENVPGFKFSALSCNIRYEGRLDYALIVSDIPCNAAGLFTTNRVSAAPVKLCRERIGNKIRGILINATNANACTGNQGYGNALTLTEDMAAKLGTESSSLLMCSTGIIGHQLPVEKMLAAHENLAGSLSRENGGIIPKAIMTTDTFPKSISVSFETSKGTYTIAGTTKGSGMIAPNMATMLAFIITDAPVASENLTALFRKAVKKTLNAITIDGDMSTNDTALILSPAGAEHLKEDGDLASFYAALEHVLMELAAMLVTDGEGATKLVRVRVTGAQNDDDAWRVARAVAQSALVKTAFFGQDPNWGRVACAAGYSGADVHEETLTISFGDITLLKNGTPVPFDHETLKNIMKNREFDVMIDLGMGTAGAMMMTCDFSYDYVKINAEYTT, from the coding sequence ATGAAAGTGCTTCAGGGCGGCCTTGAAAATGTACCGGGATTCAAATTTTCAGCCTTATCATGCAATATCAGGTATGAGGGAAGGCTCGATTACGCCCTCATTGTGTCCGATATACCGTGCAACGCCGCGGGACTTTTTACCACCAACCGGGTTTCAGCCGCACCGGTAAAACTCTGCAGGGAAAGGATCGGCAATAAAATACGCGGCATACTCATCAATGCCACGAACGCCAATGCCTGTACCGGTAACCAGGGATACGGCAATGCCCTGACGCTGACCGAAGACATGGCCGCGAAGCTCGGCACGGAATCCTCGTCGCTTCTCATGTGCTCCACGGGAATTATCGGCCACCAGCTCCCCGTCGAAAAAATGCTGGCGGCCCACGAAAACCTGGCCGGTTCGCTATCACGGGAAAACGGCGGAATTATCCCCAAAGCTATTATGACAACGGATACTTTCCCGAAAAGCATATCGGTCTCCTTCGAGACGTCAAAAGGCACATACACCATTGCCGGCACCACCAAGGGTTCGGGTATGATAGCTCCCAACATGGCCACCATGCTGGCCTTCATCATCACCGATGCCCCGGTAGCGTCGGAAAACCTGACGGCACTCTTCAGGAAGGCCGTCAAAAAAACCCTGAATGCCATAACCATCGACGGAGACATGTCCACCAATGATACGGCCCTGATATTGTCACCGGCAGGGGCCGAGCACCTTAAAGAAGACGGCGATCTTGCTTCCTTTTATGCGGCGCTGGAGCATGTCCTGATGGAGCTTGCCGCCATGCTGGTAACCGACGGCGAAGGCGCCACAAAGCTGGTAAGGGTCAGGGTTACGGGCGCGCAAAATGACGACGACGCATGGCGTGTCGCCCGGGCCGTGGCTCAGTCCGCCTTGGTAAAAACCGCTTTTTTCGGCCAGGACCCCAACTGGGGCCGCGTTGCCTGCGCTGCGGGCTACTCGGGCGCCGATGTTCACGAGGAAACCCTGACCATATCATTCGGCGACATCACACTGCTTAAAAACGGTACGCCCGTCCCCTTTGACCACGAAACCCTGAAAAATATCATGAAGAACCGTGAATTCGATGTGATGATTGATCTGGGCATGGGAACGGCAGGGGCCATGATGATGACCTGTGACTTCTCCTACGACTATGTCAAAATCAACGCCGAGTACACAACATAG
- a CDS encoding ATPase, whose product MFKSIEHTIESLAKERYISSKEIATTVYLALMMEKPVLVEGPAGVGKTELGKCVASALNLDLIRMQCYEGLDEAKALYEWEYAKQLLYTQILKDKLSALLQDEKTLTEAVNRLSSEEDVFFSEKFLIPRPILKAITSEKQSVLLIDEIDKSDSEFEAFLLEVLSDFQVSIPEIGTIVAKKKPFVILTSNSAREMSDALKRRCLHLYIDYPSRDLEERIVSLKVPECGNTMINDVVRAVHKIRELQLKKEPSISETLDWARALVLLGYEHLDHDIAVTTLNCILKYEKDIELVKKHAREIFVH is encoded by the coding sequence ATGTTTAAAAGTATTGAACACACCATAGAATCTCTCGCGAAGGAACGATACATTTCCTCCAAGGAAATAGCCACCACGGTGTACCTGGCCCTCATGATGGAAAAACCTGTCCTGGTGGAAGGCCCCGCCGGTGTGGGGAAAACGGAACTGGGCAAATGCGTGGCCTCGGCGCTGAACCTGGACCTGATCCGCATGCAGTGCTACGAAGGACTCGATGAGGCCAAGGCCCTGTACGAGTGGGAATATGCCAAGCAGCTCCTGTATACGCAGATTCTGAAAGACAAACTCTCGGCCCTGCTGCAGGATGAAAAAACCCTGACCGAGGCAGTCAACCGACTATCCTCCGAAGAAGACGTGTTCTTTTCAGAAAAATTTCTTATACCCCGGCCCATTCTCAAGGCCATTACCAGCGAGAAACAGAGCGTACTGCTCATTGACGAAATAGATAAAAGCGACTCGGAATTCGAGGCCTTCCTGCTGGAGGTACTCTCGGATTTCCAGGTGAGTATTCCGGAAATCGGCACCATCGTAGCAAAGAAAAAACCCTTTGTAATACTCACTTCCAACAGCGCCAGGGAAATGTCCGACGCGCTGAAGCGGCGGTGCCTGCACCTTTACATAGATTATCCCAGCCGTGACCTGGAGGAGCGGATCGTTTCGCTGAAAGTCCCGGAATGCGGCAATACCATGATCAACGATGTTGTCCGGGCCGTGCATAAAATCCGGGAGCTTCAGCTCAAAAAGGAACCCAGCATAAGCGAAACACTGGACTGGGCCAGGGCCCTGGTACTCCTGGGCTATGAACACCTGGATCATGATATAGCCGTGACTACGCTGAACTGCATCCTGAAATATGAAAAGGACATAGAACTGGTCAAAAAGCATGCCAGGGAAATCTTTGTCCATTAA
- a CDS encoding argininosuccinate synthase: MKVKKVVLAYSGGLDTSIIVKWLIDTYNCEVIAYAANVGQEEELDGLEAKAIKTGASKCYIEDLTEAFVRDYVFAAIKANAIYEDRYLLGTSLARPIIAQRQVEIALKEGADAVCHGATGKGNDQVRFEMAFMALAPELTIIAPWRIWDLNSRSSLFDYAQKHGIPVPVSKDKPYSMDRNILHISYEGGILEDPYREPDDSMFILTKSPEAAPDKPTYIEIDFEQGTPVALDGKRLGPVELMKKLNKTAGENGVGRIDIVENRLVGIKSRGVYETPAGTVLLAAHRDLESITLDRDTQHLKDRLSNEYAEIVYNGLWFTKRRESLDAFINETQKNVTGTVRVKLYKGNCVVVGRKSSVTLYEPDIATFDESALYDQKDASGFLRIFGLPSRVEALLKKKR; encoded by the coding sequence ATGAAGGTTAAAAAAGTAGTACTGGCGTATTCAGGCGGACTGGATACATCCATTATCGTAAAGTGGCTCATTGATACATATAACTGTGAAGTAATAGCCTACGCAGCAAATGTGGGCCAGGAAGAGGAACTCGACGGCCTGGAGGCAAAAGCCATCAAGACCGGCGCCAGCAAATGCTATATCGAGGACCTCACCGAGGCCTTCGTCAGAGATTACGTGTTCGCAGCGATCAAGGCCAACGCAATTTACGAAGACCGGTATCTCCTGGGAACATCACTGGCCCGCCCCATCATAGCCCAAAGACAGGTGGAAATCGCCCTTAAAGAAGGAGCAGACGCGGTCTGTCATGGAGCCACGGGCAAGGGAAATGACCAGGTTCGTTTCGAAATGGCCTTCATGGCGCTGGCACCGGAACTGACAATTATCGCTCCCTGGCGCATATGGGACCTCAATTCCCGAAGCTCTCTCTTTGACTACGCCCAGAAGCATGGCATCCCCGTTCCCGTATCCAAGGACAAGCCCTACAGCATGGACAGGAACATCCTCCACATTTCCTATGAAGGAGGCATTCTCGAGGATCCTTACCGGGAGCCCGATGACAGCATGTTCATACTGACCAAATCACCGGAAGCGGCGCCGGACAAGCCCACGTATATTGAAATCGATTTCGAACAGGGCACCCCCGTGGCTCTGGACGGCAAACGCCTGGGTCCCGTCGAGCTGATGAAAAAACTCAACAAGACGGCCGGTGAAAACGGCGTAGGCCGCATCGACATCGTCGAGAACCGTCTCGTGGGCATAAAATCCCGGGGAGTTTATGAAACCCCGGCGGGAACGGTACTCCTGGCAGCCCACCGCGACCTGGAATCCATCACCCTGGACCGCGATACGCAGCACCTGAAAGACCGTCTGTCCAATGAATATGCGGAAATCGTGTACAATGGTCTGTGGTTTACCAAGAGACGCGAGTCCCTGGACGCCTTTATCAACGAAACCCAGAAAAACGTCACCGGTACGGTACGGGTCAAGCTCTACAAGGGCAATTGCGTGGTTGTGGGCAGAAAATCTTCCGTCACCCTTTATGAGCCCGATATCGCCACATTTGATGAAAGCGCCCTCTATGACCAGAAAGACGCCAGTGGATTTCTCCGTATCTTCGGTCTGCCATCGAGAGTGGAAGCCCTGCTGAAAAAGAAAAGATAA
- a CDS encoding aspartate aminotransferase family protein encodes MTVFIGPNPIFYFYGIGEKNTVPASKLDKIIQNDREYLYQNYGERQQVCFTRGSGAYLYDQDGKEYVDFFTGIAVSNLGYGNPALQKALHGQVDAILHSSNHYYNLQQINAARLVSELSFPGKTLFANSGTEANEAAIKLARRYGMSLDAERYEILSFTNSFHGRTMGAMTATAQKKIHEGFGPLPRGFKYLPYNDIEAFAREVKKNRNIAAVILELIQGEGGIITVEKSFVKEVFSLCKKYGILTIIDEVQTGIGRTGTPFAFQQYDIIPDVVTMAKGLGGGVPIGAMHTKNFLVEHLSKGLHGSTFGGNHLACAAAEAVLKEIKKPKVLNNVKKASQYIVTRLADIQKKTDIIKDIRGLGLHIGFELTIPGAGLVKKALQRGLVINCTSEKVIRIMPALTIPMPVVKAGMNILEKIIMEEGKAQ; translated from the coding sequence ATTACTGTTTTTATCGGGCCAAACCCGATTTTTTATTTTTATGGGATTGGGGAGAAAAATACCGTGCCGGCATCCAAATTAGATAAAATTATACAGAATGACAGGGAATACCTCTACCAGAATTATGGGGAAAGACAGCAGGTCTGTTTTACCAGGGGTTCCGGTGCATACCTCTATGACCAGGACGGGAAGGAATACGTAGATTTCTTCACCGGCATAGCCGTGTCGAATCTCGGGTATGGCAATCCTGCGCTTCAAAAGGCGCTGCACGGCCAGGTTGACGCCATACTGCATTCCTCGAACCACTACTATAATCTGCAGCAGATCAACGCGGCACGCCTCGTTTCGGAATTGTCATTTCCGGGAAAAACCCTATTTGCCAATAGCGGCACCGAGGCAAATGAAGCGGCTATCAAACTGGCACGCCGTTATGGCATGAGCCTGGATGCTGAAAGATATGAAATACTTTCTTTCACCAATTCATTCCACGGCCGCACCATGGGAGCCATGACTGCCACGGCGCAAAAAAAAATCCATGAAGGCTTCGGTCCCCTTCCCCGCGGGTTCAAATACCTCCCGTACAATGACATCGAGGCCTTTGCCAGGGAGGTCAAAAAAAACCGGAATATCGCGGCAGTAATACTGGAGCTCATCCAGGGCGAAGGCGGGATCATCACCGTTGAAAAATCTTTTGTAAAAGAAGTCTTCAGCTTATGCAAAAAGTACGGCATCCTCACCATCATCGACGAGGTTCAGACGGGGATCGGGCGCACGGGAACGCCGTTTGCCTTCCAGCAGTATGATATCATCCCTGATGTGGTCACCATGGCCAAGGGACTCGGCGGAGGAGTTCCCATTGGAGCCATGCATACAAAGAATTTCCTTGTTGAACATCTCAGCAAAGGCCTTCACGGCAGTACTTTCGGCGGCAATCACCTTGCCTGCGCCGCAGCCGAAGCGGTGCTCAAGGAAATAAAAAAACCGAAAGTTCTCAACAATGTAAAAAAGGCAAGCCAGTATATAGTAACGCGGCTTGCGGACATACAGAAAAAGACCGATATCATCAAGGACATACGCGGGCTGGGTCTGCATATCGGATTTGAACTGACCATACCGGGAGCGGGACTCGTTAAAAAGGCTCTCCAGAGAGGCCTCGTAATAAACTGCACTTCCGAAAAAGTAATACGGATTATGCCGGCACTGACCATTCCCATGCCCGTTGTAAAAGCGGGTATGAATATTCTGGAAAAAATCATTATGGAAGAAGGTAAGGCACAGTGA